CCGACCACATAACCCTGTATAATGCCAAGTTGGTATCAGTTCTGATCCCAGCCCATAACGAAGAAGCTGTGGTAAAGAATATCCTCCAGGATATTCTTGGCCAAAGTTATCAAAACTTCGAAATTATTGTTATTGCTCACAATTGCAGTGACAATACCGTTGAGACAGCCAACAGCGTATGTGATTCAAGAATAAAAGTTCTTGATTATCACTCAGCCGAATCTGGCAAAGCCTTGGCTCTCAACTATGGGTTACAATTTGTGCATGGGGATGTCATAGCACAATTCGACACTGACAACAGGATCAAAGATCCATTACTCTTCAATAGAGCTATGTTCTATTTTCAAGACAACTCAATCGATGCCATTCAAGGAGCTCTTTCGACTAGCAATTCAAAGGAGTCTCTCCTGACTTTTTTGCAGGAAGTTGAGTACGACGTTTTTTCCTGCATTTCTTGGCAAGGGCGAGATGCCTTGAAACTCCCATGTTTCTTGGCTGGTACAGGCATTTTCATTACCACTCATACAATCAGACAAGTCGGTGGTTGGGCTAATTCCCTAGTTGAGGATTTTGAGCTTTTCACTAGACTCACCCTCAAAGGGAAAAAGATTATTTATGCCGACAATGTCGTGGTTTATGATGAAAAGCCGGCAACATGGTCAGCTATTATGAAGCAACGGTCTCGTTGGGTAAAAGGTCATCTCGGAGTGACCTGGAAGAACCTCGATCATTTTGGAAATTGGTTGGATTACCTCTATAGGCTCTCGCCTCTTTCCGTATTCGCTTGGTGGGTGTCCAACTTCCTGTATATCTACTATTTTTTGACTGGCCAAATCTCGACGGTAAACATCAATGGCTGGTTCTGGATAAGTTGGTCAACCCTGTTCTTCATG
This DNA window, taken from Candidatus Paceibacterota bacterium, encodes the following:
- a CDS encoding glycosyltransferase family 2 protein yields the protein MASFFYKKKPDHITLYNAKLVSVLIPAHNEEAVVKNILQDILGQSYQNFEIIVIAHNCSDNTVETANSVCDSRIKVLDYHSAESGKALALNYGLQFVHGDVIAQFDTDNRIKDPLLFNRAMFYFQDNSIDAIQGALSTSNSKESLLTFLQEVEYDVFSCISWQGRDALKLPCFLAGTGIFITTHTIRQVGGWANSLVEDFELFTRLTLKGKKIIYADNVVVYDEKPATWSAIMKQRSRWVKGHLGVTWKNLDHFGNWLDYLYRLSPLSVFAWWVSNFLYIYYFLTGQISTVNINGWFWISWSTLFFMFMVVTTWKKRGFKRVFALPIYWIFGFHWLFVTFYSLGVRSWNDTKTAHFGRTAS